In Collimonas arenae, a single genomic region encodes these proteins:
- a CDS encoding TatD family hydrolase, which produces MWIDTHCHLDAAEFGGAQAQIAAAAAQQQVKWIVIPAVERANFGKVAALAAQIPNCTYALGIHPLYVEHADDADLQALREAIGAAMADPRFVAIGEIGLDFFVPGMDRGPLREKQEHFYVEQLKLAREFGLPVLLHVRRSQDILLKYLRRIKVQGGIAHAFNGSFQQAEAFIGLGFRLGFGGAMTFTRALQIRRLAVDLPLDALVLETDAPDMSPAWLHPATNQPQEIPRIGAVLAELRGMSPAELAQATAANACAALPRLAALI; this is translated from the coding sequence ATGTGGATAGATACGCATTGCCATCTGGATGCCGCTGAATTCGGCGGCGCACAGGCGCAGATCGCTGCGGCTGCGGCGCAGCAGCAGGTAAAGTGGATCGTGATCCCTGCAGTGGAACGCGCCAATTTTGGAAAAGTTGCGGCGCTAGCCGCGCAAATACCCAATTGTACCTACGCGCTGGGCATACATCCGCTGTATGTAGAACACGCGGATGATGCTGACTTGCAGGCGTTGCGCGAGGCCATCGGCGCCGCCATGGCCGATCCGCGTTTTGTGGCAATCGGAGAAATTGGCCTGGATTTCTTCGTCCCGGGCATGGACCGTGGCCCCTTGCGCGAAAAGCAGGAACATTTCTATGTTGAGCAATTAAAGCTGGCGCGCGAATTCGGTTTGCCGGTCTTGCTGCATGTGCGGCGTTCGCAAGACATCCTGCTCAAATATTTGCGCCGGATCAAAGTACAGGGTGGCATTGCACATGCGTTCAATGGTAGTTTCCAGCAGGCCGAAGCGTTCATCGGCCTGGGTTTCCGGCTTGGCTTCGGCGGCGCCATGACATTTACGCGTGCACTGCAAATCCGTCGGTTGGCGGTTGATCTGCCGCTCGACGCCCTGGTGCTGGAGACCGACGCACCGGACATGTCCCCCGCGTGGCTGCACCCAGCCACCAACCAGCCCCAGGAAATTCCCCGTATCGGCGCTGTGCTGGCCGAACTGCGCGGCATGTCGCCGGCCGAACTGGCGCAGGCAACTGCCGCCAATGCCTGCGCGGCATTGCCGCGTCTGGCTGCGTTAATCTAA
- a CDS encoding flavin reductase family protein — MSIANQPSPSFDQREFRNALGTFTTGVTIITACQADGKLVGVTANSFNSVSLDPPLVLWSLAKSSNSLAAFEVAEYWAVHILSHDQDQLATHFSKRAHDKFAGLHVESGMGGAPLLAGCTTRMECKTAYRYDGGDHIIMVGEVMHFEHSDIAPLVYQRGNYAIATRKELADEAEALIKATAASSSFDENSMSYLLGSAYFHLYGKLREFGAAKGLNDAEFFVLNTLAARDGRSLAELNRLFAYAGHTPLINVLDDMTARGLLDIAVDKGERNERGLFYLTAIGRDLAQAIGDSGKQTELELLNSLGMVDTIALRTLLRRFIALTDESKLPLDNE; from the coding sequence ATGTCCATCGCAAATCAGCCGTCACCCTCGTTCGACCAACGTGAATTCCGCAACGCCCTGGGAACCTTCACCACCGGCGTTACCATCATTACTGCTTGCCAGGCCGACGGCAAACTGGTCGGCGTCACTGCCAACAGCTTCAACTCGGTCTCGCTCGACCCGCCGCTGGTGCTGTGGAGCCTGGCCAAATCCTCTAACAGTCTGGCAGCCTTCGAAGTTGCCGAATATTGGGCGGTGCATATCCTGTCGCACGACCAGGACCAGCTGGCCACCCATTTCAGCAAACGCGCCCACGATAAATTCGCCGGCCTGCACGTCGAATCCGGCATGGGCGGTGCGCCGCTGCTGGCCGGCTGCACAACTCGCATGGAATGCAAGACGGCCTATCGCTATGATGGCGGCGACCATATCATCATGGTCGGCGAAGTGATGCATTTTGAACATTCAGATATCGCTCCGCTGGTCTACCAGCGCGGTAACTACGCCATCGCCACACGCAAGGAACTGGCCGATGAGGCAGAAGCCCTGATCAAGGCCACTGCGGCATCGAGCAGTTTCGATGAAAATTCGATGAGCTATCTGCTTGGCAGCGCCTATTTCCATTTATACGGAAAGTTGCGCGAATTCGGCGCAGCCAAGGGCTTGAACGATGCTGAATTTTTCGTGCTGAACACGCTGGCAGCGCGTGACGGCCGGAGTTTGGCAGAGCTGAACCGGCTGTTCGCCTACGCTGGCCATACGCCGCTGATCAATGTCCTGGACGACATGACAGCACGCGGCCTGTTGGACATTGCAGTAGATAAAGGCGAACGCAACGAACGCGGCCTGTTTTACCTGACCGCAATCGGCCGCGACCTGGCGCAGGCAATCGGTGATAGCGGCAAACAGACCGAACTGGAATTGTTGAACAGCCTCGGCATGGTCGATACTATTGCCCTGCGTACCTTGCTCCGGCGCTTCATCGCCCTGACTGACGAGAGCAAGCTGCCACTGGATAACGAATAG